One Bos indicus isolate NIAB-ARS_2022 breed Sahiwal x Tharparkar chromosome 10, NIAB-ARS_B.indTharparkar_mat_pri_1.0, whole genome shotgun sequence DNA window includes the following coding sequences:
- the LOC109564388 gene encoding histone H2B type 2-E-like, translating into MPEPAKSAPAPKKGSKKAVTKAQKKDSKKRKRSCKEGYSMYVYKVLKQVHPDTGISSKAMEVMNSFVNIFEPIAGEASRLAHYNKRSTIISREIQTAVRLLLPGELAKHTVSEGTKAVTKYTSSK; encoded by the coding sequence ATGCCTGAACCGGCTAAGTCTGCTCCTGCCCCTAAAAAGGGCTctaaaaaagctgtgaccaaggcccagaagaaggaCAGCAAGAAGCGCAAGCGCAGCTGCAAGGAGGGCTACTCCATGTACGtgtacaaggtgctgaagcaagTCCATCCGGACACCGGCATCTCGTCCAAGGCCATGGAAGTCATGAACTCCTTCGTCAACATTTTCGAGCCCATCGCTGGTGAGGCATCGCGCCTGGCGCATTACAACAAGCGCTCGACTATCAtatccagggagatccagactGCCGTgcgcttgctgctacctggggagctggccaagcacaccgtgtccgagggcactaaggctgtcaccaagtataccagctccaagtaa